One Ranitomeya variabilis isolate aRanVar5 chromosome 5, aRanVar5.hap1, whole genome shotgun sequence DNA window includes the following coding sequences:
- the LOC143774296 gene encoding diacylglycerol O-acyltransferase 2-like isoform X2 translates to MSVYTGHTSTRPRMDDSVRKHVLSISVFQWVLTFLLMGIFFTIFLVYLVFTSFWIIPVVYFSWLLIDWDTPVKGGRRIEWVRRWTIWKHFRDYFPIKLVQAAPLSPDKNYVLGCHPHGIFSASSFCNFATEATGFSEMYPGVRPWLSILAGLFRLPIYRDYIMSAGTIPVSKDSLRYLLSCCGTGNAVFIVVGGAAESLQSSPGEHTVTLSNRKGFVRLALENGADLVPVYSFGENDLYEQVRLSPGSWGWKLQLLFQKHVGFAPCLFKGTAVFGEASWGLNPFPRPLTSVVGKPIRVPHCPVPSESEVDQYHALYIEGLKELFNEYKVSCGLSATDSLKVI, encoded by the exons GTCACACAAGTACGAGGCCCAGGATGGATGACTCCGTGAGAAAGCATGTCCTTTCCATTAGCGTTTTCCAGTGGGTGTTGACGTTTCTTCTGATGG ggataTTTTTCACCATCTTCTTAGTGTACTTGGTGTTCACCTCCTTCTGGATAATACCTGTGGTGTATTTCTCTTGGCTGCTAATCGATTGGGACACTCCAGTGAAAG GTGGTCGTAGAATAGAATGGGTGAGGAGATGGACAATCTGGAAGCATTTCAGAGATTACTTCCCCATAAAG CTCGTTCAGGCAGCTCCGCTCAGCCCCGACAAGAACTACGTGCTGGGGTGTCACCCCCATGGAATCTTTTCAGCTTCGTCCTTCTGTAACTTTGCTACTGAGGCCACCGGCTTCTCGGAGATGTATCCGGGAGTCCGCCCATGGCTGTCTATTCTGGCCGGGCTCTTCAGGTTGCCTATATACCGTGACTACATCATGTCGGCAG GAACCATCCCTGTAAGTAAAGACAGCCTTCGATACCTGCTGTCCTGCTGCGGCACCGGAAACGCGGTCTTCATCGTGGTCGGAGGGGCGGCCGAGTCCCTGCAGAGCAGTCCAGGGGAGCACACAGTGACCCTGAGCAACCGGAAGGGCTTCGTAAGACTGGCCCTGGAGAATGG GGCGGACCTGGTTCCCGTCTATTCCTTCGGAGAGAACGACCTCTATGAACAAGTGCGCTTGTCCCCAGGTTCCTGGGGCTGGAAACTTCAGCTCCTGTTCCAGAAACATGTGGGGTTTGCCCCCTGTCTATTTAAAGGGACAGCAGTGTTTGGGGAGGCGAGCTGGGGTCTCAATCCGTTCCCGCGCCCCCTGACCTCTGTGG TCGGAAAACCGATCCGAGTCCCGCACTGTCCGGTCCCGTCGGAGAGTGAAGTGGATCAGTATCACGCACTGTACATAGAGGGGCTGAAGGAACTGTTTAATGAGTACAAGGTCTCTTGTGGACTTTCTGCCACGGACAGTCTTAAAGTCATCTGA
- the LOC143774296 gene encoding diacylglycerol O-acyltransferase 2-like isoform X1: MLWLVLPSAGHTSTRPRMDDSVRKHVLSISVFQWVLTFLLMGIFFTIFLVYLVFTSFWIIPVVYFSWLLIDWDTPVKGGRRIEWVRRWTIWKHFRDYFPIKLVQAAPLSPDKNYVLGCHPHGIFSASSFCNFATEATGFSEMYPGVRPWLSILAGLFRLPIYRDYIMSAGTIPVSKDSLRYLLSCCGTGNAVFIVVGGAAESLQSSPGEHTVTLSNRKGFVRLALENGADLVPVYSFGENDLYEQVRLSPGSWGWKLQLLFQKHVGFAPCLFKGTAVFGEASWGLNPFPRPLTSVVGKPIRVPHCPVPSESEVDQYHALYIEGLKELFNEYKVSCGLSATDSLKVI, from the exons ATGTTATGGCTTGTGCTTCCATCGGCAGGTCACACAAGTACGAGGCCCAGGATGGATGACTCCGTGAGAAAGCATGTCCTTTCCATTAGCGTTTTCCAGTGGGTGTTGACGTTTCTTCTGATGG ggataTTTTTCACCATCTTCTTAGTGTACTTGGTGTTCACCTCCTTCTGGATAATACCTGTGGTGTATTTCTCTTGGCTGCTAATCGATTGGGACACTCCAGTGAAAG GTGGTCGTAGAATAGAATGGGTGAGGAGATGGACAATCTGGAAGCATTTCAGAGATTACTTCCCCATAAAG CTCGTTCAGGCAGCTCCGCTCAGCCCCGACAAGAACTACGTGCTGGGGTGTCACCCCCATGGAATCTTTTCAGCTTCGTCCTTCTGTAACTTTGCTACTGAGGCCACCGGCTTCTCGGAGATGTATCCGGGAGTCCGCCCATGGCTGTCTATTCTGGCCGGGCTCTTCAGGTTGCCTATATACCGTGACTACATCATGTCGGCAG GAACCATCCCTGTAAGTAAAGACAGCCTTCGATACCTGCTGTCCTGCTGCGGCACCGGAAACGCGGTCTTCATCGTGGTCGGAGGGGCGGCCGAGTCCCTGCAGAGCAGTCCAGGGGAGCACACAGTGACCCTGAGCAACCGGAAGGGCTTCGTAAGACTGGCCCTGGAGAATGG GGCGGACCTGGTTCCCGTCTATTCCTTCGGAGAGAACGACCTCTATGAACAAGTGCGCTTGTCCCCAGGTTCCTGGGGCTGGAAACTTCAGCTCCTGTTCCAGAAACATGTGGGGTTTGCCCCCTGTCTATTTAAAGGGACAGCAGTGTTTGGGGAGGCGAGCTGGGGTCTCAATCCGTTCCCGCGCCCCCTGACCTCTGTGG TCGGAAAACCGATCCGAGTCCCGCACTGTCCGGTCCCGTCGGAGAGTGAAGTGGATCAGTATCACGCACTGTACATAGAGGGGCTGAAGGAACTGTTTAATGAGTACAAGGTCTCTTGTGGACTTTCTGCCACGGACAGTCTTAAAGTCATCTGA
- the LOC143774296 gene encoding diacylglycerol O-acyltransferase 2-like isoform X3, whose protein sequence is MDDSVRKHVLSISVFQWVLTFLLMGIFFTIFLVYLVFTSFWIIPVVYFSWLLIDWDTPVKGGRRIEWVRRWTIWKHFRDYFPIKLVQAAPLSPDKNYVLGCHPHGIFSASSFCNFATEATGFSEMYPGVRPWLSILAGLFRLPIYRDYIMSAGTIPVSKDSLRYLLSCCGTGNAVFIVVGGAAESLQSSPGEHTVTLSNRKGFVRLALENGADLVPVYSFGENDLYEQVRLSPGSWGWKLQLLFQKHVGFAPCLFKGTAVFGEASWGLNPFPRPLTSVVGKPIRVPHCPVPSESEVDQYHALYIEGLKELFNEYKVSCGLSATDSLKVI, encoded by the exons ATGGATGACTCCGTGAGAAAGCATGTCCTTTCCATTAGCGTTTTCCAGTGGGTGTTGACGTTTCTTCTGATGG ggataTTTTTCACCATCTTCTTAGTGTACTTGGTGTTCACCTCCTTCTGGATAATACCTGTGGTGTATTTCTCTTGGCTGCTAATCGATTGGGACACTCCAGTGAAAG GTGGTCGTAGAATAGAATGGGTGAGGAGATGGACAATCTGGAAGCATTTCAGAGATTACTTCCCCATAAAG CTCGTTCAGGCAGCTCCGCTCAGCCCCGACAAGAACTACGTGCTGGGGTGTCACCCCCATGGAATCTTTTCAGCTTCGTCCTTCTGTAACTTTGCTACTGAGGCCACCGGCTTCTCGGAGATGTATCCGGGAGTCCGCCCATGGCTGTCTATTCTGGCCGGGCTCTTCAGGTTGCCTATATACCGTGACTACATCATGTCGGCAG GAACCATCCCTGTAAGTAAAGACAGCCTTCGATACCTGCTGTCCTGCTGCGGCACCGGAAACGCGGTCTTCATCGTGGTCGGAGGGGCGGCCGAGTCCCTGCAGAGCAGTCCAGGGGAGCACACAGTGACCCTGAGCAACCGGAAGGGCTTCGTAAGACTGGCCCTGGAGAATGG GGCGGACCTGGTTCCCGTCTATTCCTTCGGAGAGAACGACCTCTATGAACAAGTGCGCTTGTCCCCAGGTTCCTGGGGCTGGAAACTTCAGCTCCTGTTCCAGAAACATGTGGGGTTTGCCCCCTGTCTATTTAAAGGGACAGCAGTGTTTGGGGAGGCGAGCTGGGGTCTCAATCCGTTCCCGCGCCCCCTGACCTCTGTGG TCGGAAAACCGATCCGAGTCCCGCACTGTCCGGTCCCGTCGGAGAGTGAAGTGGATCAGTATCACGCACTGTACATAGAGGGGCTGAAGGAACTGTTTAATGAGTACAAGGTCTCTTGTGGACTTTCTGCCACGGACAGTCTTAAAGTCATCTGA